One window of Medicago truncatula cultivar Jemalong A17 chromosome 2, MtrunA17r5.0-ANR, whole genome shotgun sequence genomic DNA carries:
- the LOC11408883 gene encoding protein NRT1/ PTR FAMILY 2.6, with protein sequence MDGKVEASSKEADESLSIGSKRGGWISFPFFIGMVAGLSLASAGIGGNLIVYLIKEFNIKSINAAQIVNVVVGSSNLLPIIAAILADSFFGSFSVAFTTSCVALLGTILLTLTATINSLKPHPCSNDSSITCIPPTGIQYTVLYISIVLISIGFGGSRFTAASLGANQFDKLEDQGTFFNWFFFTFYVASGAALTGVIYIEDNLGWSLGFGICAVATFVGVVVFLSGYRFYRAEKPQGSAVLDLGRIFVASVRKWKCKLSSRVEDYYVSSSGCGDSMIEVPTPPTPGKRLRFFNRATLITDADLKSDGSIKKSSWKLCTVQQVEDFKKIFGILPLWSSSIFLATPIAIQSSVTVLQALAMDRSLGPHFKIPAGSVSVIVIISTSIFLTFLDRVLLPCWHKITGKTPMPLQRIGVGHVLTVLGMVVSALVESKRLKLVHVHVEMSVLWLFPQLVLVGIGEAFHFPGQVTFYYQQFPQSLKNTSTAMISMLIGIAFYLSTALIDQVRRSTDWLPDEINHGKVDNVYWMLVMFGAINFVYYLLCSISYKYENV encoded by the exons ATGGATGGTAAGGTAGAAGCATCCTCAAAAGAAGCAGATGAGAGTTTGAGTATTGGGAGCAAGCGTGGTGGTTGGATAAGTTTCCCTTTCTTCATTG GTATGGTAGCGGGGTTGTCACTAGCAAGTGCAGGAATTGGGGGGAATTTGATTGTATATCTTATAAAAGAATTCAATATAAAGAgcatcaatgcagctcaaattgTAAACGTTGTTGTTGGAAGCTCCAATCTATTACCAATCATTGCTGCAATCCTTGCTGATTCTTTCTTTGGCTCTTTCTCTGTTGCCTTTACAACTTCTTGTGTTGCTTTGCTG GGCACAATTCTTTTAACCTTAACAGCAACAATCAATTCATTAAAGCCTCATCCATGCAGCAATGATTCATCCATCACATGCATACCACCAACAGGAATCCAATATACAGTTTTATACATAAGCATAGTCCTAATATCAATTGGTTTTGGTGGTTCACGTTTCACAGCAGCATCACTAGGTGCAAATCAGTTTGACAAACTTGAAGATCAAGGAACATTTTTCAACTGGTTCTTTTTCACTTTCTATGTTGCTTCTGGAGCTGCATTAACTGGAGTTATTTACATTGAAGATAATTTGGGTTGGTCTTTAGGATTTGGTATCTGTGCTGTGGCTACTTTTGTTGGTGTGGTTGTTTTTTTGTCGGGTTATCGATTTTATCGAGCCGAAAAGCCTCAAGGAAGTGCGGTTTTGGATTTGGGACGTATTTTTGTTGCATCTGTTCGGAAGTGGAAGTGTAAGCTCTCATCTAGAGTTGAGGATTACTATGTCAGTTCTTCTGGTTGTGGTGATTCTATGATTGAAGTGCCAACTCCGCCAACACCAGGAAAAAGATTAAG GTTCTTCAATCGCGCAACTCTGATAACTGATGCAGACCTAAAATCAGATGGCTCAATTAAGAAATCATCATGGAAACTATGCACAGTTCAACAAGTGGAAGATTTCAAAAAGATATTTGGAATCCTACCACTATGGAGTTCAAGTATATTCTTAGCAACTCCAATAGCAATCCAAAGTAGTGTGACGGTACTTCAAGCTTTAGCCATGGATCGCTCATTAGGACCCCATTTCAAAATTCCAGCTGGTTCTGTTTCTGTTATAGTCATAATATCAACATCCATTTTCCTCACCTTTCTTGACAGAGTGCTATTGCCATGTTGGCATAAGATTACTGGAAAAACGCCTATGCCACTTCAACGAATAGGAGTAGGACATGTGTTGACTGTTCTTGGCATGGTTGTCTCTGCTCTTGTTGAATCAAAGAGGCTCAAATTGGTACATGTGCATGTGGAAATGTCTGTGTTATGGTTGTTTCCACAATTAGTGTTGGTTGGTATTGGAGAAGCTTTTCATTTTCCTGGACAAGTTACATTCTACTACCAACAATTTCCACAATCACTTAAGAACACATCAACAGCAATGATTTCAATGCTTATAGGGATTGCTTTTTATTTGAGCACTGCTTTAATTGACCAAGTTCGTAGGAGTACTGATTGGTTACCTGATGAAATAAATCATGGCAAGGTTGATAATGTGTATTGGATGTTGGTCATGTTTGGAGCTATCAACTTTGTGTATTACTTACTGTGCTCTATTTCTTACAAGTATGAAAATGTTTAA
- the LOC11411440 gene encoding agamous-like MADS-box protein AGL62, translated as MSSAKKGRGRQKIEMKKMSNESHLQVTFSKRRSGLFKKASELCTLCGADAALVVFSTSGKVFSFGHPNLDTVIDRYLSLVPPQNNDTVQFIEAHRNANVRELNAQLTQINSTLEAEKKIGDELSNLHKETQAKFWWACPADGMNRDQLELFKKALEELKKLVIQHATIQTLPFFVGNASSSNIYLHHQPIPQQAQMFPPQIFQNPMLQLQPHLFDGLMMPHHGFNNMV; from the coding sequence ATGTCGAGCGCAAAGAAAGGCCGAGGTCGCCAAAAGATCGAAATGAAAAAGATGAGCAACGAGAGCCACCTGCAAGTGACTTTCTCAAAGCGTCGTAGCGGGCTCTTCAAGAAAGCCAGTGAGCTTTGCACCCTTTGTGGTGCAGATGCTGCTCTCGTTGTATTCTCAACTAGTGGAAAGGTATTTTCCTTTGGTCATCCTAATCTTGATACGGTCATAGACCGCTATCTTTCTCTCGTCCCACCCCAAAACAACGACACCGTGCAATTCATTGAGGCTCACCGCAACGCCAACGTGCGTGAACTCAATGCTCAGCTGACTCAAATCAACAGCACACTGGAGGCTGAGAAGAAGATTGGTGATGAGCTGAGCAATTTGCACAAGGAAACCCAGGCTAAGTTTTGGTGGGCTTGTCCGGCTGATGGTATGAATAGGGATCAACTTGAATTATTCAAGAAGGCTTTGGAGGAGCTTAAGAAACTTGTAATTCAGCATGCTACTATTCAAACTCTTCCATTTTTTGTTGGCAACGCTTCATCCTCGAACATTTATCTCCATCATCAGCCAATTCCTCAACAAGCTCAAATGTTTCCAccacaaatttttcaaaacccTATGTTGCAATTGCAGCCT